The Cyprinus carpio isolate SPL01 chromosome B8, ASM1834038v1, whole genome shotgun sequence genome segment ACACTACAAGTCCTCTCCTCCGGCTCATTGTTCAACAGTTTTTGGTCACATATGTCTTAGGTGTATCTGTGTGTTCGCACAATAACAAAGGCTTAGCATCATAATTATGGCACTTCATTCTACTGCGGTACAACAGAACACACAAATTGCACTAAATGATAAAATCAAACGATACACTTGAAAAGCCTGAGCTGTTATTATGAAAACACATACACTGTCCTCCAAAAGCAATTTAAAgaagttttgtatttaaatcgatttttctCAGTAAACAAAACAGTGGATCTGAGATTAACTCCAGAATTTACTTGTGGACTATCAAGAATTTAAGGAAATGTAAACCTACGTGCAGGTTAAAAATAACTGTACATTTTAGACCTTTTGCATGCTAAGGAAAAAACTGACCACAAGGTCTGCCCTAGACAAGCAGGTTCTGCTCATGGCATCTGTACAGATCTGGCAGAACATCAACAGGGAAAGATCAGCCTTGTTCTGTGATGTCTGTAAATAGCACAGTATGGGAAGTCATTTACGAAGATCAGCTTATCCAAAACATaatgttctgtcattatttacttactcaCATGTTGTTCTTTACCTGTATAGTgttattttaatctgtttaaaacaattttttttgctgAGACTGAATCAGTGAGCCGGTGACTGGATAAGTGAACAAATTATTTGGATTAGGATTGGATTAGGTTTACAAATTGGACTTTACAGGTCATTCCTGAATTGTTCCAGAACTGACGgacttcactcttaaaaataaaggttctttataagcatcaatggaacctttcaaatgcagaaaagtttctttatagttggaaaaagtatatatatatatttttttagaaattcttcaaaatggttcttttaggaacggttcactgaaaggttctttggggaaccaaatatgattcttctatggcatcactgcaaaaacacccttttggagcctttatttttaagagtgttaatGACCCAGTCTAAATGGAGCTGAACATTATCAATGAATAACAGCTTCAATTTTGGtttgttcatcacacaaagcttTCAAAATTACACCAGGAGATTTAGAATATAGAGCACAAGTCATATTGATGACTTTTATGGGTCTTTAAAGTCATGGtctattgttttttgtaaatgatgaGGCTAAGATCTGCCTGAAGAATCTGATTAATTATTGAATTGAACTATTGAACAATTCCTTTAGCTTCTGTTGGAATATGCAAAATTAATCATTAAGTGCAATTCATTGTGTCAAATGGTTTGCCTAACTGGCGGTGTACCTTTAATATACTTGTAAAAGTTTGGGGCACAAATAACctaaaaattagaataaaaatcaaacactttgggggcacaaataaataaaattcaaagtcAAAAATCAAATGCTTTTGGAAGGCACTGCAACTACAACAGACACCTAAAACAAGTCAGGACCCAGTATTCAAGCATCATAGGCAAACCCAGGACCAATTGAGTTTGTAATCCAAAGGCTCCTTCTTCACCATCATATACCTCTACTGTGTTTCTCTAAAAACAGAGAACATGTAAGAGTCACAAAGCGCTCAAAATAAGCTCATCTATACAACTTAACAAGCAATACTTTTTTCTGTACAAACTTATCAACAGCATCGAATTAAATCTGTGAGAAATTCACCGACTGGGTTTCTAATATGTGGCTTGAGAACTCTTAAAAGTCTATggttgtaaataataaaaaaaataatagtttttaattctCCAGTTATTATTCCTTCTATTATAATGCATGATTTCATAAAATAGCTTTAGTTAAAAGCAGCTTTAGAGGCTGTGGTGCACAAGAGTTTGCTGTTTCTAGAGGACATCACTGAATTAACTGTCCTGACAAGAATTATAGCCTTATTTAATGGCAAGTCTTTGTCTAATAAAACAAGTCCAAAAATTGGCACATCTTTCCCAGCTATCCTGTAATGTAACTCCCATTGTAAATGCACGTACACATTTATAGTGTCTTCTTCAATATAAAACTGCTACATGCACAAAGGTAACACATAAGAAAACTTGCCATACAGTTTGCATTGCACAGCAAAGACCCTACAATTCCCCTGGatacattaatacaaataaagacaAGTTCACTTATCACTTTTTGAACAAGCAAAGGTAACACCTTGTTCAGTGGGCTAATATCACAAAAACTTGTCTCAAAATTTTCTAGTAATGATCTCAAATATTACAGTCATATATAGTGATGCTAAAATAAACACCTGCACCACAACCCCATTTTCTTTTAGTGTTTTAGCATATTGAAAAAGTTCATTTGCTGAGTTTATCCATCTGGCTATGGCAGAGGATAAAATGTGCAGAAAGGATGCAGCGCTCAAGTGGCTCCCATAAATCTGAGGAAGCAGGTTCCCTTAACAAGATCAAAAAATATCGACTTGTccacaaaactaaaatattttgggAACCTTAATATGATGCAATggaatatttttccatttttccataTGCAAGCAAATCCAGGTTGAGGAAATCACAGTAAAGTGATACATCTTTCACTTGTGTGTAAACAATTTAGTATAAAGATATGTTTGGATTTATCTTATTGAATCTATTTCATCCCAATGCCACTGTAGCTCTAGATCTGTATCTTTGTAATAagataaacacattttcaaaatggtTCTCAGACACAGCAAGCGAGCATATTtctgtagtcttttttttttttttttgcgtgtaaCCAGCTGATGTTTCTGATTGTAAATTGATAACACATTTAAACTCTCTCGGCGAGCTAGCGTAGCACTACTGCAACAGCTGACAGAAAAGAAACGTTTTCAGCTCCTTCCATTTTGTAGCGTACAGCAGAGAAAATTCATGTGCAGAATTTCCGTCACGCGTCGCGCCATTCATGCAACTTTGGTTTCCAGCAGTGAGAAGGTACAACAAGACAATGAACTTTGCGCTTTTCAGTCCCTTCATGGGGTCAGGTTTCCCAGAAGGTCTGGGGTGAGGTACCCCATGGGCATGGTAGGCATTGCTGGGAGGTGTTTGTTTGGGCTGTGAGGGCATATCGCGGGCTGTGAGGAAGGAGGATTCAGGAGGAGGCTGTGCTGCGTCCACTTCCTGCACTACAGTATAGTCTGACACTGGGGGCAGTATGGGGGCTGGAGGAGCTTCGGGGAGAAGATACGGCGTCTGGGAATCACTGGTGGACACCAGGTACTCCCCGTTCCAGAGGTTCCCCTCGACAGCTTGGGTTGGAAATGTTTGGTACCCCTGCTCAGGACCAGGGCTGGGCGGCACACTGGCGGAAAGCTGCCTGGCTGTGTTCTCTGAGGTGTAGGCTCCATCGGAAACCAGCTGGAACTGTATCTTCTTCTCATTCTCTTCTTCCTTCTTTTTCTCTGGAGAGCTGTTCAGTTGTCCAGGTGAAAGCACCACTCCTCCTGCTGGTGTGAAATCGCTTACTTGGGCATAAAAGTCCATGTTGACCCAGCTGGGCACAGCGGGTTGTGTTTGAATGGGCGTCTCCTCAACTTCTGATGTCTGTTGGACGCCAAGGTCAGGGATGGATGAGCTGCTTCTGGAAACCAGAGGGTGGTTATCTCCCCGTCCAGAATGGCCAGGCAGAAGGGAAGCCAAGTCCTCAGGATTTGGGATTTCTGGGTCGTAGCAGCTAGCACGACCCGAATCGTCATCGCTTTTGAAATTAAGGACGTGAGAAGAGCCTGAGCGGGACACGCCCAGCAGATGTTGTGTATCAGAACTCTCATTCTTCTCTGCGGGGTCATCAAGGTCCAGCTGGATGAACTCCACCCATGGATCCTCATGGTAGAAGTCCGGCTTGTACATATCCTGACTGCTCAGCAAAGAATTGAGCTGGTCAAGCTTTCCATTCTGTCAgtgaaagagagaataaaatgtattattagataGGACATAagtgctataaaaaataaataaaactgttatagaaaaaaactacactaaatcattttcaaaaacatttgtatgtcatacattacatttttatgtggGCATAGGTGTGTTTGTTTTCGATTGCTCTTGGGGTTTAATTGTTTCATGCTTACACTACAGTCTAAAAATGGAGTACGAGGGTTGTTTAATAAACAAGTCCCCAAGCTTTTTTGGAGGTTTTAATAATTATGGGATAACACCCACATAATGTCAACAATTATGACCTTTTCAAAACAATCAACTTCTGCAGTGATTTATGCCATTTTGCAGCTCATGCAAGATTTGCACAGAGGCTTAATCTTTTCAGTCTAATTTTATAATGCGACACTGAAATAATTCTTATGTAAGACTCTGCGTAATGTTCTTATTCATGTATTCACCTCTCATTGTTTTGCTGACAATTGCTGTTATGCATTTTATGACGAGCAACAAACCAGGCTTATTGTCTttgtcattccaaaaaaaaaaaatcttatcctGTCTTATTTATCAGCAAAAACACACTGGACAATAAATTTTCCaggctatatatactgtattacacattattataattacttgcagttacaaatgtaatttgtattaaaaaatgaacaaaataaggTACATGTTTAATGCAGAATTACCTTCAGCAGCTCTGGGTCGATGCCTTTTATTTTAGGTGCAGGAATAGGTGGTAAAAATATTACCATCAACCTgtgaaaacaaattaacaaaatattgtaTATGAAAACCCTTATATGCAtttgtaattgtgtgttgtttcaGGAGTTGTGTAGACAGAGCAATTCCCAGCTTATAGCTTAACAtgaaaactaattacaaaaaaaacttaaatataaatcttacattttaaaaagagggCTTCATTTTCATTGTATAGAATCAAATTTTTAATCgatttttttgtctttgacaAATGACCATATTTGGGAGATACACTTTAAtgggggtttaaaaaaaatctcacctcTGTTGTTGAGAGAAGATGAGGAGGACAAGAAGAATCACCACTCCAATCACTCCAAAAATCAACACCAACGTCGTCGGGAACGTTGATTCTGTGCAAAGAGAAATGGTCTTTTCTTACCCTGGAGCAATTTGCTTAACTGAATCCTGATGGTTGAGCTGCACAGCTGCTTTCACTTTGTGCAAACAACAAGTCAAGTTTCTGGCGTTGACTAACCTTTGCTTGGTATCTGTGCCACATGCACAATGATGCTGTCACTGAATTCGCCAAAGTTGTCAAAGGCTGACATCTTGCAGCGCACCCGGACTTCATACTCTTTGTCAGTATGTAAACCGTAGATGGACTGCTGTGTGCCACTCTCCAGGTCCAGCTGCAAAAAGAAAGGATGAAAAAGTGAATAAGAAAAGCACAATACAAGAGATTGAGCAATAAAGTAGCATTTGTGAGCCATAACATTTACTCAGACAGACAAATCGATATGTGGAAAGAACTGTACGTTTTTTCcagggctgtcaatttaatgtgttgaGAAATGGTAAAcagatttaatgttaatatagtTGGCAAATTTCAAAATGGATTACATATTTAAAGCCACTTTTTCAATGCACATTTAATAACAATGACTTTTAATTATCTTCCTTTGAGGGGCTTTTCtcaacaatattatttatttgttttcctcaAAACCTTACATTTTTGTACTAATCTAGCTTTATTTTATACCACAAAGAGAATAACTGTCAAGAACCTCACTAAAAATAATCCTTAAAGTTTATATCTAAAACTCTCTTGAGGACACCTAAAAGTGAATGTACTTGTATGTGACCTCAGCAGAGGGCCTACAGGAATAATTGTAACAGTGAATCATTCCCCTCTGATCTATTCAGGCCTGCCAACATACGGCAGTGATTTAACATGTGGCTCAGTGTGGTTTTTCGTGTGTCTGCTCAGGCTGGGCAGGACCGCTGGGCAGGCTGGGGGAACGTGGCTGTTGGGGAGTGTAAACCGAGAGAGCCCCTGAAGATCCTGCCAGATGCAAAGATCTCCCAGAACCAAGCCTGAATTACAGAGCACATATGACTGCTCTGGACCAGCGGTGACCCTTTTAGAAAGAGTAGATGAATACTGGTTTATAATGTGTCTCCAACACAAAATTGTATTTCTCAGAATACAATAAATAGCGTGGTATAGACAATTTCCTCCACCGCAATGCCTGGGAGTACATCGAGAGAGGAAGATCAAAACAGCTACATAATGTTTTGTGATGGTCCGATGAACTCCACAAACTTACTTTTAAAGATAGATTCTCTAGGTTTACATTATTTCATGCCACAGCTCTGCTCATTTTAATCCTCACTGGctgataaaaatgttaaaggtTAGGGTAACACTTAATTTTATAATATCCTTGTTACAAGTTACATGTactgtacttactatagtaataacaataaattatgtaaaattatatgcaactaaccctaaaccaaacctgcatcctaaccctaaccatatagtaagtacagtacatgtagtttattaatattacttaatacttatgtataattgtaataaggacacattaaaataaagtgtaaccaaggtttgttttaatatattaaagggatactccaccccacaatgaatatttttactttaatcacttacccccatgtcattccaaaccagtaaaagcttagttcgtcttcggaacacaatttaagatattttggatgaaaaccaggaggcctgtgactgtcccatagactgccaagtaaataacactgtcaaggtccataaaaggtatgaaagtcgtcgtcagaatactccatctgccatcagactgcAATCTGGGTTtttctcttctgtatcatccgcaccacaaggatgcgctgtttctacgtgtatttagctttgatttgaaagaaaacaggtcatccttgtggcgcggataatacagaagagcatatgcagcatacggtgatatagagagacacagaggagaccgttgacaaaggaattgttgaataaagaaaatattcCTATCaccttcgcttacaaaaaatgttcctgtcacttcatttAACCCatattgcacgtctgatggcagatggagtattctgatgacaactttcataccttttatgaaccttgacactgttatttacttggcagtctataggacagtgacaggcctcccggttttcatccagaatatctcaaattgtgtttcgaagacattttggggtggagtatccctttaatgtgaatgatatattatttaagcggcatttgtatatttatgcatGCTTTTACAACCTTTTACCGGTACACTACAGTATTTGCTCtaaatagacagacaaacagacagacagacagacagacagacagatagatagatagatagatagatgacagatagatagatagatagatagatagatagatagatagatccaagTATGTTGACTGCATTATAGTTGCATATCACTTTATATCATAtcactatagatagatagatagacagacagacagacagatagattcatgatagatagatagatagatagatagatagatagatagatagatagatagatagatagattcatgaCAGaaagataggtagatagatatatagatccAAGTATGTTGACTGCATTATAGTTGCATATCACTTGATATCATatcactagatagatagatagacagatagatagatagacagatagatagacagatagattcatgatagatagatagatagatagatagatagatagatagatagatagatagatagatagatagatagatagatatagatgtctagacagacagacaaacagatagatagatagatagatagatagatagatagatagata includes the following:
- the ghra gene encoding growth hormone receptor, translating into MIRMNELLRSKNSQQIFLADNFSGAEETAEAMAYSLSLGLLYLGLLCGNGLVSARSELFTPDPSRGPHFTGCRSREQETFRCWWSAGIFQNLTEPGALRVFYQTKNFLSEWQECPDYTRTVKNECYFNKTFTQIWTSYCIQLRSVRENITYDEACFTVENIVHPDPPIGLNWTLLNVSRSGLHFDVLVRWAPPPSADVQMGWMSLVYQVQYRVRNNSHWEMLDLESGTQQSIYGLHTDKEYEVRVRCKMSAFDNFGEFSDSIIVHVAQIPSKESTFPTTLVLIFGVIGVVILLVLLIFSQQQRLMVIFLPPIPAPKIKGIDPELLKNGKLDQLNSLLSSQDMYKPDFYHEDPWVEFIQLDLDDPAEKNESSDTQHLLGVSRSGSSHVLNFKSDDDSGRASCYDPEIPNPEDLASLLPGHSGRGDNHPLVSRSSSSIPDLGVQQTSEVEETPIQTQPAVPSWVNMDFYAQVSDFTPAGGVVLSPGQLNSSPEKKKEEENEKKIQFQLVSDGAYTSENTARQLSASVPPSPGPEQGYQTFPTQAVEGNLWNGEYLVSTSDSQTPYLLPEAPPAPILPPVSDYTVVQEVDAAQPPPESSFLTARDMPSQPKQTPPSNAYHAHGVPHPRPSGKPDPMKGLKSAKFIVLLYLLTAGNQSCMNGATRDGNSAHEFSLLYATKWKELKTFLFCQLLQ